TTCCCATGAACTCACACGAAATTAACGGCGACTTAGGTATGATTCTGGCTTGATAGCCGAAAGACAGAAAAGTCGATGTTTCAGTCCGGCAAGATCAACGGTGAAAACGTCCTGCGCTTCCCGGGTCGGGCGGCGGCGGCCCCTCTCGCGCCTGCCGCGGCCGCTTCCCTGCTGCCGGTCCTGATCGTCCTGCACCAGGAAACCTCGACGCCGGGCCGGGTCGGTAATGCGCTGCGGGCGCTCGGGCACGGGCTGGATATCAGGCGTCCGCGTTTCGGCGATTCGCTTCCGGAAACCCTGGATGACCATGCCGGCGCGGTCATTTTCGGCGGACCGATGAGCGCGAATGATCCCGATGACTTCGTTCGCCGGGAGATCGACTGGATCGCCGTGCCGCTGCGGGAGCAGCGGCCGTTTCTGGGAATCTGCCTGGGCGCGCAGATGCTCGCGATGCAGCTCGGCGCGCGGGTCGCGCCGCATCCGCAAGGCCGGACGGAGATCGGCTATTATCCGATTCGCCCCACCCCTGCCGGGCTGGCGCTCTGCCGGCACTGGCCGGACCACGTCTACCACTGGCACCGCGAAGGATTTGAACTTCCGCGCGGCGCCGAATTGCTGGCCGAGGGCGGCGACTTCCCGATCCAGGCGTTCCGGTCGGATAATGCTTTCGGCTTCCAGTTTCATCCCGACGTGACCTACGCGATGATGCATCGCTGGACCACGCGCGGTCACGAGCGTCTGGAATCGCCGGGCGCGCGGCCGCGCCACCACCACTTCGCCGACCGCGCGATCCATGACGTGGCCGAGCGCGCCTGGCTGAAGGCGTTTCTCGATGGCTGGCTGGCGCGCATGCCGCTGTCGATGATGTCGGAAGCGGCGGAATAGCGCGCAAAAAACAAAAACAACGCCGCGATATTCCGCGCCGCGGTTCTCGAAGCCTTTCCAAATCTGCAGATGTGCTAGTGTCGGCCTCGTCAGCTCGAGGCAAATAATCAGCGAGCGCGGGGGGAGGCGATATGACCGGCGACGAATTCGCACGGCTGTTGAGCGATTTCACGTTGTCAGCGGAATCCGGCGACGGCGAGCGCTTCGCAAGACATTTCACCGAGGACGCGATCTATCACGATTATATCTACGGTCCTCACAAGGGCCGCGCCGACATCGCGCATATGATGCGGGATCTGTTTCACCGCGATGCTGCCGACTATCGCTGGGAGATGTTCGATCCGGTGTTCGACGGCACGATGGGATATGCGTGGTCGCTGTCGAGCTTCACTTCGAAAATCCCGCAGTTCAAGGGCAAGCCGGTCGTGATCGACGGCATGAGCCGCTTCATCGTGCGCGACGGCCTGATCGCCGAATATCGCGAATCCGTCAACGGCGGCGTGGCGATGGCGCAACTCGGGGTCGAGCCGGACCGCATGACAAAGGTATTCAAACGATGGACCGGCTGGCTCGAGGAGCGGCCGGAAACCATCGACTATCTGGCGCGGCCTGCAGGTTCGCGCGCAAAAAGAGCGACCTGAAAAACATGAATCAGCAGCAACGCGCTGCCGCGAAAGACACAGGCGAAAACAGGGAGAGTCCGGTGGCCTATCAGCATATTCTCTATGACGTGAGCGAGAAGATCGCGACCATCACGCTCAATCGCCCCGATCGCATGAATGCGTGGACGCCGATCATGGAGCGCGATGTGCGCCACGCCATGGAAACCGCCGCCGCGGACGACAATGTGCGCGTCATCGTGCTGACCGGTGCAGGGCGGGCATTCTGCGCCGGCGCCGACATGGACGCGCTGAAGGGGCTCGATCCCGACGACATCAGGCGCGCCCAGAGCCTGCCGCCGTTCGACATGAACCGGCGGCCGGACTGGCAGTCGCGCTACGGATATTATCCGTCGATCCCAAAGCCTGTGATCGGCATGCTGAACGGCGCCACCGCCGGCATCGGGCTGGTGCATGCGCTTTATTGCGACCTGCGCTTCGCCGCCGACAATACGGTTTTCACGACCGCATTCTCGCGCCGCGGCCTGATCGCCGAGCATGGCATCAGCTGGATGCTGCCGCGCATCGTCGGCCACGCCAACGCGCTGGATCTCTTGATGTCCGCGCGCCGGGTCTCGAGCGACGAGGCGCTGCGCATCGGCCTCGTGAACCGGCTGTACCCGCCGGACCAGCTGCGCGAGCAGACCTATGCCTATGCCCGCGATCTCGCCGATTTCGTTTCGCCGAGCGCGATCGCGGTCATCAAGCGGCAGCTTTACGACATGCCGTTCCAGACCTTGGCCGAAGCGACCATCGACGCCAACCGCGAGATGGTGGTGGCGCTGCGCGGCAGCGACTTCCGCGAGGGCGTCGCCAGCTTCATGGAGAAGCGGCCGCCAAGGTTTACGGGGAAGTAAGGGGGCACCTTGCAGCCCGCCGTCGCCCTGCGGGCTTTTGGCGGGGCAACCTTCGCTCACTTCGCTACGATAGACCTTTCGGGCTTGCCTGGCCGAAGCTCGCGAAGCGAGCGAAGGCTGGTGGAGCCAGGCGGGATCGAACCGCCGACCTCGTCATTGCGAACGACGCGCTCTCCCAGCTGAGCTATGGCCCCATCGCGACCGCCTCGAAGGGAATAACGGCGGTCGGCAATCGGCGCCATTTACAATCTGCGCCAAGGCCAAGTCAAGAACAGTGAAATCGCGGTTTTTCGGGCCTTTTTGCCGGGAACTTCCCTTGTTTGCAGGGGGAGGAACCGGTATCTAGCAGGCAGCAACCCCCGCGAGCCCATCCCCCATGCGTGCCGTTCTCGACATCATCATCATCATTCTCGATCTTTATGTCTGGCTGCTGATCGCCTCGGCCATTCTGTCCTGGCTGATCGCCTTCAATGTCGTCAACACGCGCAACCAGTTCGTGTCGGCGGTGGCCGAGTTCCTGTACCGGATCACCGAACCGGTGCTGGCGCCGATCCGCTCCTTCATGCCCAATCTCGGCGGCCTCGATATCTCGCCGATCATCCTGATCCTGATCATCATGTTCATCCAGCGGGTGATTGCCTACTACATCTATCCGAATGTGATCTGATCGCGTGCACGGATAGCGGATGGATGCTCGATGGATCCCTGGCGCTATTCAACCGAGGGCATCAGCGTCGCCTTGCGCGTCACGCCGCGCGGCGGCCGCGACGATATCGACGGCCTTGAGACGCTCGCCAACGGCCGCACCGTGGTCAAGGTGCGCGTCCGCGCCATCGCCGAAGGCGGCGAAGCCAATCGCGCGGTGACGGAGTTGCTGGCCAAGGCGCTCGGGGTGCCCAAGCGTAATGTGCGGGTGCTGTCGGGCACGACGTCCCGCCTCAAGCAGATTGCCGTCGACGGCGACCCTGCCAGGCTCGGCGAGGCGCTGCGAATACTGACCGCGGCGAAGCCGGATAAGATCAGACAGAAGGATTGAAATGACGGCCCGGATCATCGATGGAAAGGTCATTGCATCAGAGCTTCGCGCCCGTGTCGCCGCCGAGGTGGCCCGCGTGCAGCGCGAGCACCGGCTGACGCCCGGGCTCGCGGTGGTGCTGGTCGGCAGCGACCCCGCCAGCCAGGTCTACGTCCGCAGCAAGCACAAGCAGACGCAGGAAGCCGGCATGGCCTCCTTCGAGCATGTGCTGCCGGCCGACGTCGCGCAGGCCGATTTGCTGGCGCTGATCGCGAGGCTCAATCGCGATCCAGCCGTGCACGGTATCCTGGTGCAATTGCCGCTGCCGAAATCGATTGCTACCGAGACCATCATCAACGCCATCGATCCCGCCAAGGACGTCGACGGGCTGCATCCGAACAATGCCGGCCGGCTCGCGGGCGGCTTTGCGGCGCTGTCGCCCTGCACGCCGCTCG
The sequence above is drawn from the Bradyrhizobium sediminis genome and encodes:
- a CDS encoding glutamine amidotransferase yields the protein MFQSGKINGENVLRFPGRAAAAPLAPAAAASLLPVLIVLHQETSTPGRVGNALRALGHGLDIRRPRFGDSLPETLDDHAGAVIFGGPMSANDPDDFVRREIDWIAVPLREQRPFLGICLGAQMLAMQLGARVAPHPQGRTEIGYYPIRPTPAGLALCRHWPDHVYHWHREGFELPRGAELLAEGGDFPIQAFRSDNAFGFQFHPDVTYAMMHRWTTRGHERLESPGARPRHHHFADRAIHDVAERAWLKAFLDGWLARMPLSMMSEAAE
- a CDS encoding nuclear transport factor 2 family protein — its product is MTGDEFARLLSDFTLSAESGDGERFARHFTEDAIYHDYIYGPHKGRADIAHMMRDLFHRDAADYRWEMFDPVFDGTMGYAWSLSSFTSKIPQFKGKPVVIDGMSRFIVRDGLIAEYRESVNGGVAMAQLGVEPDRMTKVFKRWTGWLEERPETIDYLARPAGSRAKRAT
- a CDS encoding enoyl-CoA hydratase; this encodes MAYQHILYDVSEKIATITLNRPDRMNAWTPIMERDVRHAMETAAADDNVRVIVLTGAGRAFCAGADMDALKGLDPDDIRRAQSLPPFDMNRRPDWQSRYGYYPSIPKPVIGMLNGATAGIGLVHALYCDLRFAADNTVFTTAFSRRGLIAEHGISWMLPRIVGHANALDLLMSARRVSSDEALRIGLVNRLYPPDQLREQTYAYARDLADFVSPSAIAVIKRQLYDMPFQTLAEATIDANREMVVALRGSDFREGVASFMEKRPPRFTGK
- a CDS encoding YggT family protein, which translates into the protein MRAVLDIIIIILDLYVWLLIASAILSWLIAFNVVNTRNQFVSAVAEFLYRITEPVLAPIRSFMPNLGGLDISPIILILIIMFIQRVIAYYIYPNVI
- a CDS encoding DUF167 domain-containing protein; amino-acid sequence: MDPWRYSTEGISVALRVTPRGGRDDIDGLETLANGRTVVKVRVRAIAEGGEANRAVTELLAKALGVPKRNVRVLSGTTSRLKQIAVDGDPARLGEALRILTAAKPDKIRQKD